In Actinomycetota bacterium, one genomic interval encodes:
- a CDS encoding M50 family metallopeptidase — translation MIQVGRGMGLGRVLGIPLRLDLSWFAGLAVVVLLSRELWGPELAGPAAVLWSGGFAVAFFACVLVHELAHAVAARVIGVPVAEIRLFAFGGVARITGEPADAAGEALVAMAGPLASVTLAGLFALAGGNVAGPAGDLLAWLFVGNLVVAAFNLLPGFPLDGGRVARALVWRVTGRRLLATRVTAVGGRALAAVLVGGGAVAALWQRTPRWLPQVVLGLFLWRAAADGERSAARSELLAGRAERG, via the coding sequence GTGATCCAGGTCGGGCGGGGCATGGGGCTGGGCCGGGTGCTGGGGATCCCGCTGCGCCTGGACCTGTCGTGGTTCGCCGGGCTGGCCGTGGTCGTGCTCCTGAGCCGGGAGCTGTGGGGGCCGGAGCTGGCCGGGCCGGCCGCGGTGCTGTGGTCGGGCGGGTTCGCGGTCGCCTTCTTCGCCTGCGTGCTCGTCCACGAGCTGGCCCACGCCGTGGCCGCCAGGGTCATCGGGGTGCCGGTGGCCGAGATCCGGCTGTTCGCGTTCGGCGGGGTGGCCCGGATCACCGGGGAGCCGGCCGACGCCGCCGGCGAGGCCCTGGTGGCCATGGCCGGGCCGCTGGCCTCGGTGACCCTGGCCGGACTGTTCGCGCTGGCCGGCGGGAACGTCGCCGGGCCCGCGGGCGACCTGCTGGCCTGGCTGTTCGTGGGCAACCTGGTGGTGGCCGCCTTCAACCTCCTGCCCGGGTTCCCCCTCGACGGCGGGCGGGTGGCCAGGGCGCTGGTGTGGCGCGTCACCGGCCGCCGCCTGCTCGCGACCAGGGTGACCGCCGTGGGCGGCCGGGCCCTGGCCGCCGTCCTCGTCGGTGGCGGGGCGGTCGCCGCCCTGTGGCAGCGGACCCCCCGCTGGCTGCCCCAGGTCGTCCTCGGCCTGTTCCTGTGGCGGGCCGCCGCCGACGGCGAACGCTCGGCGGCTCGCTCGGAGCTGCTCGCCGGGCGGGCCGAGCGCGGGTAG
- a CDS encoding crosslink repair DNA glycosylase YcaQ family protein, which produces MPDALSLDQARRVALAAQGLAAPARARPAGPATLRAILERLGAIQIDSINVVARSHELVLAARAGAHDRAAFDRVVYRRRAGFEYWGHAASFLPMASFRLCLPRMRRLAASTRGWWADIRRRHQHLYGPVLDRIRDEGPLAASAFRDPDGPTRGSWWDWAPAKHVLEDLFDQGTVLVHDRVNFERRYDLAERVLPPGTDTSEPTAAEAARELTLLAARALGVGTAADLADYYRLPPAEARAALAETVAAGLLQEVAVEGWAKPAYLLPGTPVPRRVAHPPVLLSPFDSLIWSRQRTERLFGFRYKLEVYVPAGKRVHGYYTMPVLAGGRLVARVDPKHDRQAGVLLLRNLHLEPGPDPAEAVAATAAAASRLAAHLGAAGVVAGDAMPATLARRLRATLPG; this is translated from the coding sequence ATGCCCGACGCCCTCTCCCTCGACCAGGCCCGGCGGGTCGCCCTCGCCGCCCAGGGGCTGGCCGCCCCGGCCCGGGCCCGCCCGGCCGGACCGGCCACCCTGCGCGCCATCCTGGAACGGCTCGGCGCCATCCAGATCGACTCCATCAACGTGGTCGCCCGCAGCCACGAGCTGGTCCTGGCCGCCCGGGCCGGCGCCCACGACCGGGCCGCCTTCGACCGGGTCGTCTACCGGCGCCGGGCCGGCTTCGAGTACTGGGGCCACGCGGCCTCGTTCCTGCCCATGGCCAGCTTCCGGCTGTGCCTGCCCCGGATGCGCCGGTTGGCCGCCTCCACCCGGGGGTGGTGGGCCGACATCCGCCGGCGCCACCAGCATCTCTACGGCCCGGTGCTGGACCGGATCCGGGACGAGGGGCCGCTGGCCGCCTCCGCCTTCCGCGACCCCGACGGGCCGACCCGGGGGAGCTGGTGGGACTGGGCGCCGGCCAAGCACGTGCTCGAGGACCTGTTCGACCAGGGGACGGTGCTGGTCCACGACCGGGTCAACTTCGAGCGCCGCTACGACCTGGCCGAGCGGGTCCTGCCGCCCGGGACCGACACCTCCGAGCCGACCGCGGCCGAGGCCGCCCGTGAGCTGACCCTGCTGGCCGCCCGCGCCCTCGGGGTCGGGACCGCCGCCGACCTGGCCGACTACTACCGCCTGCCGCCCGCCGAGGCCAGGGCCGCCCTGGCCGAGACGGTCGCCGCCGGGCTGCTCCAGGAGGTGGCCGTCGAGGGCTGGGCCAAGCCGGCCTACCTGCTCCCCGGGACGCCGGTGCCGCGCCGGGTGGCCCATCCGCCGGTGTTGCTCAGCCCGTTCGACTCGCTGATCTGGTCGCGGCAGCGCACCGAGCGGCTGTTCGGCTTCCGCTACAAGCTGGAGGTGTACGTGCCCGCGGGAAAGCGGGTCCACGGCTACTACACCATGCCGGTGCTGGCCGGGGGCCGGCTGGTCGCCCGGGTCGACCCCAAGCACGACCGCCAGGCCGGCGTCCTGCTGCTGCGCAACCTGCACCTGGAGCCGGGCCCCGACCCGGCCGAGGCCGTGGCCGCCACCGCGGCCGCCGCCTCCCGGCTGGCCGCCCACCTGGGCGCCGCCGGGGTGGTGGCCGGCGACGCCATGCCCGCCACCCTGGCCAGGCGGCTGCGCGCTACCCTTCCGGGGTGA
- a CDS encoding MoaD/ThiS family protein — protein MLVTARLRPPDRRVEVADVRRVSDLLARLEVLPGAVLVIRDGALLTSQDELHDGDQVEVRFAISGGV, from the coding sequence ATGCTCGTCACCGCCCGCCTGCGGCCGCCCGACCGTCGCGTCGAGGTGGCCGACGTGCGCCGCGTCAGCGACCTGCTGGCCCGCCTGGAGGTGCTCCCCGGGGCGGTCCTGGTGATCCGCGACGGCGCCCTGCTGACCAGCCAGGACGAGCTCCACGACGGCGACCAGGTCGAGGTCCGGTTCGCCATCAGCGGAGGGGTCTAG
- a CDS encoding homogentisate 1,2-dioxygenase → MRRRTAKGGERMIPQRKGLASRQAHVDLPDGTVEEEHGRQAFTGRASHLYRTAPPTAWVKVEGPLRPWAFDWNRLAPPDQTDPEGDPLVVLSNRDLTVLVSRRSAPMPYFVRDADGDVVYFVHRGEGTLETDYGPLRFRPGDYLVVPKGTTHRVVPATTDNFLLVIEGDEFVLPDKGLLGHHALFDPGVLETPEPEPHDEKGSFRVRVRRRGEVTTFTFPHHPLNVVGWQGDLAPFRLNVADFRPVVSPRYHLPPSVHTTFRCRGFDIATFAPRPFETDPGALRVPFYHSNIDNDELLFYHDGDFFSRKGIDRGMATLHPAGVHHGPQPGAAEGAAAKEMTDEVAVMIECLEPLVVSPEAEKASIDAYATSWARGLGLLEE, encoded by the coding sequence GTGAGGCGTCGAACCGCCAAAGGGGGCGAGCGGATGATCCCGCAGCGCAAGGGCCTGGCCTCCCGGCAGGCCCACGTCGACCTGCCGGACGGCACCGTCGAGGAGGAGCACGGCCGCCAGGCGTTCACCGGACGGGCCTCGCACCTGTACCGGACCGCGCCGCCGACCGCCTGGGTGAAGGTCGAGGGGCCGCTGCGCCCGTGGGCGTTCGACTGGAACCGGCTCGCCCCGCCCGACCAGACCGACCCCGAGGGCGACCCGCTGGTGGTGCTGTCCAACCGCGACCTGACCGTGCTGGTGTCGCGCCGGTCGGCGCCGATGCCGTACTTCGTCCGCGACGCCGACGGCGACGTCGTCTACTTCGTCCACCGGGGCGAGGGGACGCTGGAGACCGACTACGGCCCGCTCCGCTTCCGGCCCGGCGACTACCTGGTCGTGCCCAAGGGCACCACCCACCGGGTCGTCCCGGCCACCACCGACAACTTCCTGCTGGTGATCGAAGGGGACGAGTTCGTCCTGCCCGACAAGGGGCTGCTCGGCCACCACGCCCTGTTCGACCCCGGGGTGCTGGAGACGCCCGAGCCCGAGCCCCACGACGAGAAGGGCAGCTTCCGGGTGCGGGTGCGGCGCCGGGGCGAGGTCACCACCTTCACCTTCCCGCACCATCCGCTGAACGTGGTCGGCTGGCAGGGCGACCTGGCCCCGTTCCGGCTCAACGTGGCCGACTTCCGGCCGGTGGTCAGCCCCCGCTACCACCTGCCGCCGAGCGTCCACACCACCTTCCGGTGCCGCGGCTTCGACATCGCCACCTTCGCCCCGCGGCCGTTCGAGACCGACCCGGGGGCGCTGCGGGTGCCCTTCTACCACTCCAACATCGACAACGACGAGCTGCTCTTCTACCACGACGGCGACTTCTTCAGCCGCAAGGGGATCGACCGGGGCATGGCCACCCTGCACCCGGCCGGCGTCCACCACGGCCCCCAGCCGGGGGCGGCCGAGGGCGCGGCCGCCAAGGAGATGACCGACGAGGTCGCGGTCATGATCGAGTGCCTGGAGCCGCTGGTGGTCAGCCCCGAGGCCGAGAAGGCCTCGATCGACGCCTACGCCACCTCCTGGGCCCGCGGGCTGGGGCTGCTGGAGGAGTGA